One Drosophila santomea strain STO CAGO 1482 chromosome X, Prin_Dsan_1.1, whole genome shotgun sequence DNA segment encodes these proteins:
- the LOC120456857 gene encoding protein retinal degeneration B isoform X4 has translation MLIKEYRIPLPLTVEEYRIAQLYMIAKKSREESHGEGSGVEIIINEPYKDGPGGNGQYTKKIYHVGNHLPGWIKSLLPKSALTVEEEAWNAYPYTRTRYTCPFVEKFSLDIETYYYPDNGYQDNVFQLSGSDLRNRIVDVIDIVKDQLWGGDYVKEEDPKHFVSDKTGRGPLGEDWLDEYWREVKGKKQPTPRNMSLMTAYKICRVEFRYWGMQTKLEKFIHDVALRKMMLRAHRQAWAWQDEWFGLTIEDIRELERRTQLALAKKMGGGEECSDDSISEPYVSTAVTAASTTGSERKKSAPAVPPIVTQQPPSAEASSDEEGEEEDDDEDENDAIGTGVDLSANQSGSAQRSRSQSIQMAQKGKFGSKGALHSPVGSAHSFDLQVANWRMERLEVDSKSNSDEEFFDCLDTNETNSLAKWSSLELLGEGDDSPPPHGGPSSAASVGGRGNSRQEDSIFNQDFLMRVASERGNKRQLRSSASVDRSHDSSPPGSPSTPSCPTTILILVVHAGSVLDAASELTAKKSDVTTFRGSFEAVMRQHYPSLLTHVTIKMVPCPSICTDALGILSSLSPYSFDASPSAADIPNIADVPIGAIPLLSVASPEFHETVNKTVAAANIVYHEFLKSEEGHGFSGQIVMLGDSMGSLLAYEALCRSNGSQPGTASGASNSGGDAATNINTHNPLSARNSRLDDDERFIEADLDAKRLLVAPSPRRRRSSSSSDSRATKLDFEVCDFFMFGSPLSVVLAARKLHDAKAALPRPNCHQVYNLFHPTDPIASRLEPLLSARFSILAPVNVPRYAKYPLGNGQPLHLLEVIQSHPQHFNDGNNLLAGRRLSDASMQSTISGLIENVSLSTIHALQNKWWGTKRLDYALYCPEGLSNFPAHALPHLFHASYWESPDVIAFILRQIGKFEGIPFVGSNDDKDNASFHPGQPREKWIKKRTSVKLKNVAANHRANDVIVQEGREQRLNARFMYGPLDMITLHGEKVDVHIMKDPPAGEWTFLSTEVTDKNGRISYSIPDQVSLGYGIYPVKMVVRGDHTSVDCYMAVVPPLTECVVFSIDGSFTASMSVTGRDPKVRAGAVDVCRHWQELGYLLIYITGRPDMQQQRVVSWLSQHNFPHGLISFADGLSTDPLGHKTAYLNNLVQNHGISITAAYGSSKDISVYTNVGMRTDQIFIVGKVGKKLQSNATVLSDGYAAHLAGLQAVGGSRPAKGNARMVIPRGCFNLPGQTANPRRRRYLERKTVSSCCLMVFQTT, from the exons ATGCTGATCAAGGAGTACCGCATTCCGCTGCCCCTCACCGTCGAGGAGTACCGCATCGCCCAGCTCTACATGATTGCG AAAAAGAGTCGCGAGGAGAGTCATGGCGAGGGCAGTGGCGTTGAGATTATCATCAATGAGCCGTACAAGGATGGACCCGGCGGAAATGGTCAATACACAAAGAAGATCTACCACGTGGGCAATCATCTGCCTGGCTGGATCAAAA GTCTCTTGCCGAAAAGCGCTTTAAccgtggaggaggaggcaTGGAATGCCTATCCGTATACCAGGACTCGCTACACCTGTCCGTTTGTGGAGAAGTTCTCGCTGGACATTGAGACATACTATTATCCGGACAATGGCTATCAGGACAATGTCTTCCAGCTGTCCGGAAGCGATCTGCGTAATCGCATAGTAG ACGTGATTGACATTGTGAAGGACCAGCTGTGGGGTGGCGACTATGTGAAGGAGGAGGATCCCAAGCACTTTGTGTCGGACAAGACGGGCCGTGGCCCCTTGGGCGAGGATTGGCTGGATGAGTATTGGCGAGAAGTGAAGGGCAAGAAGCAGCCGACACCGCGCAACATGTCCCTGATGACCGCCTACAAGATCTGCCGCGTTGAGTTCCGCTACTGGGGCATGCAGACGAAGCTGGAGAAGTTCATCCACGACGTGGCGCTGCGCAAGATGATGCTGCGTGCCCATCGACAGGCGTGGGCATGGCAGGACGAGTGGTTCGGATTGACCATCGAGGATATCCGCGAACTGGAGCGACGAACGCAACTGGCCCTGGCCAAGAAGATGGGCGGCGGCGAGGAGTGCAGCGATG ACAGCATCTCGGAGCCGTATGTCAGCACGGCGGTCACTGCCGCCTCTACAACGGGCAGCGAGCGAAAGAAGTCCGCTCCGGCCGTGCCGCCGATTGTCACCCAGCAGCCGCCGAGCGCCGAGGCCAGTTCGGATGAGGAgggcgaggaggaggatgacgacgaggatgaGAACGATGCCATTGGTACGGGCGTAGATCTGTCCGCCAACCAAAGCGGATCCGCGCAACGTTCCCGCTCCCAAAGTATTCAGATGGCCCAGAAGGGCAAGTTCGGGTCGAAGGGTGCCCTTCACTCTCCGGTGGGATCTGCCCACAGCTTCGATCTCCAG GTGGCAAACTGGCGTATGGAGCGATTGGAAGTGGACTCCAAATCCAATTCGGATGAGGAATTCTTTGATTGTCTGG aCACCAATGAGACGAACTCGCTGGCCAAGTGGAGCTCGCTGGAGCTGCTGGGCGAGGGCGACGACAGTCCGCCGCCACATGGCGGACCCTCTAGCGCAGCATCcgtgggtgggcgtggcaactcGCGGCAAGAGGACAGCATATTCAATCAGGACTTTTTGATGCGCGTGGCCTCAGAGCGCGGCAACAAGCGACAGTTACGCTCCTCCGCCAGCGTGGATCGCAGTCACGACTCCTCGCCGCCGGGATCACCGAGCACACCGTCATGCCCCACAACCATTCTGATCCTGGTGGTCCATGCGGGCAGTGTTTTGGATGCGGCCAGCGAGCTGACCGCCAAGAAATCCGATGTGACCACATTCCGTGGCTCCTTCGAGGCGGTGATGCGACAGCACTATCCCAGCCTCCTCACTCATGTGACCATCAAGATGGTGCCGTGCCCCTCAATTTGCACCGACGCCTTGGGCATTCTCTCCAGCCTGAGTCCGTACTCCTTTGATGCATCGCCCTCAGCGGCGGATATACCGAACATAGCCGATGTTCCTATTGGAGCCATACCCCTACTATCCGTGGCATCGCCAGAATTCCACGAGACGGTCAACAAGACGGTCGCCGCTGCCAATATTGTCTACCATGAGTTCTTAAAATCGGAGGAGGGACACGGATTCTCCGGCCAGATTGTCATGCTGGGCGATTCGATGGGCTCACTGCTGGCGTACGAGGCCCTCTGCCGATCAAATGGCAGCCAGCCGGGAACGGCATCAGGCGCCTCAAATTCTGGTGGAGATGCAGCCACAAATATAAATACCCACAATCCGTTAAGCGCTCGAAATTCGAGGTTGGACGATGACGAGCGTTTCATCGAAGCCGATTTGGATGCCAAGCGTTTGCTGGTGGCTCCATCGCCACGTCGACGCCgttccagctcctccagcgaTTCGCGAGCCACCAAATTGGACTTTGAGGTCTGTGATTTCTTCATGTTCGGATCGCCGCTGTCTGTGGTACTTGCTGCAAGGAAACTTCATGATGCCAAGGCCGCTCTGCCGCGTCCCAACTGCCACCAGGTCTACAATCTGTTCCATCCAACCGATCCGATAGCCTCGCGCCTGGAGCCGCTTCTTAGCGCCCGGTTTTCGATATTGGCGCCAGTTAATGTCCCACGGTACGCCAAGTATCCGCTGGGAAATGGTCAGCCATTGCATTTAT TGGAGGTCATTCAGTCGCATCCGCAGCACTTTAACGACGGCAACAATCTGCTGGCTGGTCGCCGTTTGTCGGACGCATCGATGCAGAGCACGATATCGGGTCTGATTGAGAATGTCTCGCTTAGTACGATCCATGCCC TGCAAAACAAATGGTGGGGCACAAAGCGCTTAGATTACGCTTTATATTGCCCGGAGGGATTGAGTAACTTTCCGGCTCACGCCTTGCCGCACCTCTTCCACGCCAGCTACTGGGAGAGTCCGGATGTGATTGCCTTTATTCTACGGCAGATTGGCAAATTCGAGGGCATACCCTTTGTGGGCTCCAACGATGACAAGGACAATGCCTCCTTCCATCCAGGACAGCCGAGGGAGAAGTGGATCAAGAAACGCACCTCGGTGAAGCTGAAAAATGTGGCAGCCAATCATCGGGCCAACGATGTGATCGTGCAGGAGGGCAGGGAGCAGCGTTTGAATGCGAGATTTATGTACGGACCCCTAGACATGATCACCCTGCACGGTGAGAAGGTTGATGTGCACATTATGAAGGATCCGCCGGCGGGCGAGTGGACGTTCCTCAGCACTGAGGTGACGGACAAGAACGGTCGAATCTCGTACAGCATTCCGGATCAGGTATCCCTAGGCTATGGCATATACCCGGTAAAGATGGTGGTCCGTGGCGATCACACCTCGGTGGATTGCTATATGGCGGTGGTGCCGCCGTTGACCGAATGCGTGGTCTTCAGCATTGATGGATCTTTCACCGCTTCCATGTCGGTGACGGGCAGGGATCCCAAGGTACGTGCCGGAGCTGTCGATGTTTGCCGCCACTGGCAGGAGCTGGGCTACCTGCTCATCTACATCACCGGACGACCGGATATGCAGCAACAACGCGTTGTGTCCTGGCTGAGCCAGCACAACTTCCCGCATGGCCTGATCTCGTTCGCCGACGGCCTGTCCACCGATCCATTGGGCCACAAGACGGCCTATCTCAACAATCTGGTGCAGAACCATGGAATCTCAATTACTGCCGCCTACGGCAGCAGCAAGGACATTAGTGTCTACACGAATGTTGGCATGCGGACTGATCAAATATTCATCGTTGGCAAG GTTGGCAAGAAGCTGCAGTCCAATGCAACCGTGCTTAGCGATGGCTATGCCGCCCACTTGGCCGGTTTGCAGGCTGTGGGTGGTTCGCGTCCGGCGAAGGGCAATGCGCGCATGGTCATTCCACGCGGATGCTTCAATCTTCCCGGCCAGACCGCAAATCCGCGGCGCAGAAG GTACCTGGAAAGAAAGACTGTTTCCTCCTGTTGTTTGATGGTTTTCCAAACCACttaa
- the LOC120456857 gene encoding protein retinal degeneration B isoform X2, with protein sequence MLIKEYRIPLPLTVEEYRIAQLYMIAKKSREESHGEGSGVEIIINEPYKDGPGGNGQYTKKIYHVGNHLPGWIKSLLPKSALTVEEEAWNAYPYTRTRYTCPFVEKFSLDIETYYYPDNGYQDNVFQLSGSDLRNRIVDVIDIVKDQLWGGDYVKEEDPKHFVSDKTGRGPLGEDWLDEYWREVKGKKQPTPRNMSLMTAYKICRVEFRYWGMQTKLEKFIHDVALRKMMLRAHRQAWAWQDEWFGLTIEDIRELERRTQLALAKKMGGGEECSDDSISEPYVSTAVTAASTTGSERKKSAPAVPPIVTQQPPSAEASSDEEGEEEDDDEDENDAIGTGVDLSANQSGSAQRSRSQSIQMAQKGKFGSKGALHSPVGSAHSFDLQVANWRMERLEVDSKSNSDEEFFDCLDTNETNSLAKWSSLELLGEGDDSPPPHGGPSSAASVGGRGNSRQEDSIFNQDFLMRVASERGNKRQLRSSASVDRSHDSSPPGSPSTPSCPTTILILVVHAGSVLDAASELTAKKSDVTTFRGSFEAVMRQHYPSLLTHVTIKMVPCPSICTDALGILSSLSPYSFDASPSAADIPNIADVPIGAIPLLSVASPEFHETVNKTVAAANIVYHEFLKSEEGHGFSGQIVMLGDSMGSLLAYEALCRSNGSQPGTASGASNSGGDAATNINTHNPLSARNSRLDDDERFIEADLDAKRLLVAPSPRRRRSSSSSDSRATKLDFEVCDFFMFGSPLSVVLAARKLHDAKAALPRPNCHQVYNLFHPTDPIASRLEPLLSARFSILAPVNVPRYAKYPLGNGQPLHLLEVIQSHPQHFNDGNNLLAGRRLSDASMQSTISGLIENVSLSTIHALQNKWWGTKRLDYALYCPEGLSNFPAHALPHLFHASYWESPDVIAFILRQIGKFEGIPFVGSNDDKDNASFHPGQPREKWIKKRTSVKLKNVAANHRANDVIVQEGREQRLNARFMYGPLDMITLHGEKVDVHIMKDPPAGEWTFLSTEVTDKNGRISYSIPDQVSLGYGIYPVKMVVRGDHTSVDCYMAVVPPLTECVVFSIDGSFTASMSVTGRDPKVRAGAVDVCRHWQELGYLLIYITGRPDMQQQRVVSWLSQHNFPHGLISFADGLSTDPLGHKTAYLNNLVQNHGISITAAYGSSKDISVYTNVGMRTDQIFIVGKVGKKLQSNATVLSDGYAAHLAGLQAVGGSRPAKGNARMVIPRGCFNLPGQTANPRRRSNAFELQLANISPCSSNINSPSSSNHILLAQLIENAIEKDTPAA encoded by the exons ATGCTGATCAAGGAGTACCGCATTCCGCTGCCCCTCACCGTCGAGGAGTACCGCATCGCCCAGCTCTACATGATTGCG AAAAAGAGTCGCGAGGAGAGTCATGGCGAGGGCAGTGGCGTTGAGATTATCATCAATGAGCCGTACAAGGATGGACCCGGCGGAAATGGTCAATACACAAAGAAGATCTACCACGTGGGCAATCATCTGCCTGGCTGGATCAAAA GTCTCTTGCCGAAAAGCGCTTTAAccgtggaggaggaggcaTGGAATGCCTATCCGTATACCAGGACTCGCTACACCTGTCCGTTTGTGGAGAAGTTCTCGCTGGACATTGAGACATACTATTATCCGGACAATGGCTATCAGGACAATGTCTTCCAGCTGTCCGGAAGCGATCTGCGTAATCGCATAGTAG ACGTGATTGACATTGTGAAGGACCAGCTGTGGGGTGGCGACTATGTGAAGGAGGAGGATCCCAAGCACTTTGTGTCGGACAAGACGGGCCGTGGCCCCTTGGGCGAGGATTGGCTGGATGAGTATTGGCGAGAAGTGAAGGGCAAGAAGCAGCCGACACCGCGCAACATGTCCCTGATGACCGCCTACAAGATCTGCCGCGTTGAGTTCCGCTACTGGGGCATGCAGACGAAGCTGGAGAAGTTCATCCACGACGTGGCGCTGCGCAAGATGATGCTGCGTGCCCATCGACAGGCGTGGGCATGGCAGGACGAGTGGTTCGGATTGACCATCGAGGATATCCGCGAACTGGAGCGACGAACGCAACTGGCCCTGGCCAAGAAGATGGGCGGCGGCGAGGAGTGCAGCGATG ACAGCATCTCGGAGCCGTATGTCAGCACGGCGGTCACTGCCGCCTCTACAACGGGCAGCGAGCGAAAGAAGTCCGCTCCGGCCGTGCCGCCGATTGTCACCCAGCAGCCGCCGAGCGCCGAGGCCAGTTCGGATGAGGAgggcgaggaggaggatgacgacgaggatgaGAACGATGCCATTGGTACGGGCGTAGATCTGTCCGCCAACCAAAGCGGATCCGCGCAACGTTCCCGCTCCCAAAGTATTCAGATGGCCCAGAAGGGCAAGTTCGGGTCGAAGGGTGCCCTTCACTCTCCGGTGGGATCTGCCCACAGCTTCGATCTCCAG GTGGCAAACTGGCGTATGGAGCGATTGGAAGTGGACTCCAAATCCAATTCGGATGAGGAATTCTTTGATTGTCTGG aCACCAATGAGACGAACTCGCTGGCCAAGTGGAGCTCGCTGGAGCTGCTGGGCGAGGGCGACGACAGTCCGCCGCCACATGGCGGACCCTCTAGCGCAGCATCcgtgggtgggcgtggcaactcGCGGCAAGAGGACAGCATATTCAATCAGGACTTTTTGATGCGCGTGGCCTCAGAGCGCGGCAACAAGCGACAGTTACGCTCCTCCGCCAGCGTGGATCGCAGTCACGACTCCTCGCCGCCGGGATCACCGAGCACACCGTCATGCCCCACAACCATTCTGATCCTGGTGGTCCATGCGGGCAGTGTTTTGGATGCGGCCAGCGAGCTGACCGCCAAGAAATCCGATGTGACCACATTCCGTGGCTCCTTCGAGGCGGTGATGCGACAGCACTATCCCAGCCTCCTCACTCATGTGACCATCAAGATGGTGCCGTGCCCCTCAATTTGCACCGACGCCTTGGGCATTCTCTCCAGCCTGAGTCCGTACTCCTTTGATGCATCGCCCTCAGCGGCGGATATACCGAACATAGCCGATGTTCCTATTGGAGCCATACCCCTACTATCCGTGGCATCGCCAGAATTCCACGAGACGGTCAACAAGACGGTCGCCGCTGCCAATATTGTCTACCATGAGTTCTTAAAATCGGAGGAGGGACACGGATTCTCCGGCCAGATTGTCATGCTGGGCGATTCGATGGGCTCACTGCTGGCGTACGAGGCCCTCTGCCGATCAAATGGCAGCCAGCCGGGAACGGCATCAGGCGCCTCAAATTCTGGTGGAGATGCAGCCACAAATATAAATACCCACAATCCGTTAAGCGCTCGAAATTCGAGGTTGGACGATGACGAGCGTTTCATCGAAGCCGATTTGGATGCCAAGCGTTTGCTGGTGGCTCCATCGCCACGTCGACGCCgttccagctcctccagcgaTTCGCGAGCCACCAAATTGGACTTTGAGGTCTGTGATTTCTTCATGTTCGGATCGCCGCTGTCTGTGGTACTTGCTGCAAGGAAACTTCATGATGCCAAGGCCGCTCTGCCGCGTCCCAACTGCCACCAGGTCTACAATCTGTTCCATCCAACCGATCCGATAGCCTCGCGCCTGGAGCCGCTTCTTAGCGCCCGGTTTTCGATATTGGCGCCAGTTAATGTCCCACGGTACGCCAAGTATCCGCTGGGAAATGGTCAGCCATTGCATTTAT TGGAGGTCATTCAGTCGCATCCGCAGCACTTTAACGACGGCAACAATCTGCTGGCTGGTCGCCGTTTGTCGGACGCATCGATGCAGAGCACGATATCGGGTCTGATTGAGAATGTCTCGCTTAGTACGATCCATGCCC TGCAAAACAAATGGTGGGGCACAAAGCGCTTAGATTACGCTTTATATTGCCCGGAGGGATTGAGTAACTTTCCGGCTCACGCCTTGCCGCACCTCTTCCACGCCAGCTACTGGGAGAGTCCGGATGTGATTGCCTTTATTCTACGGCAGATTGGCAAATTCGAGGGCATACCCTTTGTGGGCTCCAACGATGACAAGGACAATGCCTCCTTCCATCCAGGACAGCCGAGGGAGAAGTGGATCAAGAAACGCACCTCGGTGAAGCTGAAAAATGTGGCAGCCAATCATCGGGCCAACGATGTGATCGTGCAGGAGGGCAGGGAGCAGCGTTTGAATGCGAGATTTATGTACGGACCCCTAGACATGATCACCCTGCACGGTGAGAAGGTTGATGTGCACATTATGAAGGATCCGCCGGCGGGCGAGTGGACGTTCCTCAGCACTGAGGTGACGGACAAGAACGGTCGAATCTCGTACAGCATTCCGGATCAGGTATCCCTAGGCTATGGCATATACCCGGTAAAGATGGTGGTCCGTGGCGATCACACCTCGGTGGATTGCTATATGGCGGTGGTGCCGCCGTTGACCGAATGCGTGGTCTTCAGCATTGATGGATCTTTCACCGCTTCCATGTCGGTGACGGGCAGGGATCCCAAGGTACGTGCCGGAGCTGTCGATGTTTGCCGCCACTGGCAGGAGCTGGGCTACCTGCTCATCTACATCACCGGACGACCGGATATGCAGCAACAACGCGTTGTGTCCTGGCTGAGCCAGCACAACTTCCCGCATGGCCTGATCTCGTTCGCCGACGGCCTGTCCACCGATCCATTGGGCCACAAGACGGCCTATCTCAACAATCTGGTGCAGAACCATGGAATCTCAATTACTGCCGCCTACGGCAGCAGCAAGGACATTAGTGTCTACACGAATGTTGGCATGCGGACTGATCAAATATTCATCGTTGGCAAG GTTGGCAAGAAGCTGCAGTCCAATGCAACCGTGCTTAGCGATGGCTATGCCGCCCACTTGGCCGGTTTGCAGGCTGTGGGTGGTTCGCGTCCGGCGAAGGGCAATGCGCGCATGGTCATTCCACGCGGATGCTTCAATCTTCCCGGCCAGACCGCAAATCCGCGGCGCAGAAG CAATGCTTTCGAGCTGCAGTTGGCCAACATCAGTccctgcagcagcaacatcaacagtcccagcagcagcaaccacatcCTACTGGCCCAACTGATTGAGAATGCCATTGAAAAGGACACGCCAGCTGCCTAA